One part of the Balneolaceae bacterium genome encodes these proteins:
- a CDS encoding sulfatase-like hydrolase/transferase, whose product MLKKINVTLSVLTVIILIQIAGCTSRDAGNNNEINKPNIVLIFLDDAGFADFQPFAETRYPTPNVQTLAEEGRQFMNFYVPQAICSASRAALMTGTYPERNGLFNAHPPKALGLETRFETMAEMLKENGYRTGFFGKWHLGDQEETRPHNRGFDETAGIMYSNDMWAGHPENPEYWGQYPMHYWKNGEVMIDSVTADHQKNFTTWFTEESVDFINRNSGDPFFLYVPHPQPHVPLFVSDKFEGKSGTGLYGDVMMEIDWSVGEIVKALEDNGVRDNTIVMFTSDNGPWLSYANHSGQTHFREGKGTSFDGGIRSPLIISYPQEIESKYSVSQHIFLNRSDAHDCRTDGIRTA is encoded by the coding sequence ATGCTAAAAAAAATAAATGTAACCCTGTCTGTTCTTACAGTTATAATTTTGATTCAAATTGCAGGCTGTACATCCCGGGATGCTGGCAATAACAATGAAATTAACAAACCCAACATTGTTCTCATTTTCCTGGATGATGCTGGTTTTGCCGATTTTCAGCCATTTGCCGAAACCCGGTATCCCACGCCCAATGTACAAACGCTGGCTGAAGAGGGTCGGCAGTTTATGAACTTTTATGTACCCCAGGCGATCTGCTCAGCCTCCCGCGCGGCACTGATGACCGGTACCTATCCCGAACGTAACGGCCTTTTTAATGCTCATCCGCCCAAGGCTCTGGGGCTTGAGACCAGGTTTGAGACCATGGCAGAAATGCTAAAAGAAAATGGATACAGAACAGGATTTTTCGGTAAGTGGCACCTGGGAGACCAGGAGGAGACACGTCCGCATAACCGTGGTTTTGATGAAACAGCCGGCATTATGTATTCCAACGATATGTGGGCCGGTCATCCCGAAAATCCTGAGTACTGGGGACAGTATCCCATGCACTACTGGAAAAACGGAGAGGTAATGATCGATTCGGTGACGGCTGATCATCAAAAAAACTTTACCACCTGGTTTACCGAAGAGTCGGTCGATTTTATCAACAGAAACAGTGGCGATCCGTTCTTTTTGTATGTCCCGCATCCGCAGCCTCACGTCCCGCTGTTTGTCAGCGATAAATTTGAAGGCAAATCAGGTACCGGTCTTTACGGCGATGTGATGATGGAGATCGACTGGTCGGTCGGTGAGATTGTAAAGGCACTGGAGGACAACGGAGTCAGAGACAATACGATTGTCATGTTTACTTCCGATAACGGCCCGTGGCTGTCCTATGCCAATCACTCCGGACAAACTCATTTCAGGGAGGGGAAAGGAACTTCATTCGACGGCGGGATTCGAAGTCCGTTAATCATTTCGTATCCGCAGGAAATTGAAAGCAAATACAGTGTCTCACAACACATTTTTCTCAATCGATCTGATGCCCACGATTGCCGAACTGACGGGATCAGAACTGCCTGA
- a CDS encoding calcineurin-like phosphoesterase family protein: MTNLMHLQLVKKAVIYANLLFSLMLLFPAANHGQTVISGYVYHDANENNTFDSAEKGIQGVLVSNGSAIVETDENGFYELESSDNSVVFVLKPKSWTTGLNHNNIPQFYTILSTDGAGGTEYEGLKPTGEAAESIDFALYPQEETDQFRVLVFGDTQPRTIEEVNYIAHDSVQEVIGVDAAFGTTLGDLVFDDLNLFEPLNQVIGQIGIPWRHVMGNHDIDFSADTNWDARGTYLRTYGPSWYAFTYGNTHFIVTDNIRWIVEEDDRYYRTGLGEEQLEFVENFLEKIPDDELVVFMTHIPWVDSTPWADENEKLELFRLMADHDNAITFAAHTHRHYHRFIGEEDGFFGNEEHHMVSMATVCGSWWTGAHDEYGIPHSLMRDGTPTGYGFLDIEGDDWKFTFKAARRPADFQMHVSAPDEVPVEELDQAEIFANVFNALPDALVEAKVGHEGEWVPMSKTQEPDPVYKAMKEREDQLTDLNWRRTGEANPTPHHLWKSNLPLNLEPGTYTIFVRATDDWHDYEGRRIVRIVE, encoded by the coding sequence ATGACAAATTTGATGCACCTTCAACTGGTAAAAAAAGCAGTTATTTATGCAAACCTGCTTTTTTCGTTAATGCTTTTATTTCCCGCAGCTAATCATGGACAAACCGTAATCAGCGGTTATGTCTATCATGATGCCAATGAAAATAATACGTTTGATTCCGCTGAGAAAGGTATTCAGGGGGTATTAGTTTCAAACGGTTCGGCGATTGTTGAGACTGATGAGAATGGATTTTACGAATTGGAATCCTCAGATAATTCTGTTGTTTTTGTTCTTAAGCCCAAAAGCTGGACCACAGGTTTAAATCATAACAATATTCCGCAGTTTTATACCATTTTGAGTACCGATGGGGCCGGTGGAACAGAATATGAGGGATTAAAGCCAACAGGAGAGGCAGCAGAGTCCATAGATTTTGCACTCTATCCGCAGGAGGAAACCGATCAGTTCAGGGTGCTCGTTTTTGGAGATACACAACCTCGTACCATCGAAGAGGTTAACTATATTGCTCACGATTCTGTTCAGGAAGTTATCGGTGTTGATGCTGCCTTTGGCACCACATTGGGAGATTTGGTATTTGATGACCTCAACCTGTTTGAACCCTTGAACCAGGTGATCGGACAAATCGGAATTCCCTGGCGGCATGTAATGGGAAATCACGATATTGATTTTTCTGCTGATACGAATTGGGACGCAAGAGGAACTTATTTGCGCACATACGGGCCCTCCTGGTATGCATTCACGTACGGAAACACTCATTTTATAGTGACCGATAATATTCGCTGGATTGTAGAGGAAGATGACAGGTATTACCGAACCGGCCTTGGTGAAGAGCAGCTGGAATTTGTTGAAAACTTTTTAGAGAAGATTCCCGATGATGAACTTGTGGTATTTATGACTCATATCCCCTGGGTGGATTCCACTCCATGGGCAGATGAAAATGAGAAACTGGAGCTTTTCAGGCTGATGGCAGATCATGATAACGCGATTACATTTGCGGCGCATACACACCGCCATTATCATCGGTTTATCGGGGAAGAGGATGGTTTTTTCGGTAACGAAGAGCATCATATGGTAAGTATGGCAACAGTTTGTGGCTCATGGTGGACCGGGGCACATGATGAATACGGGATACCTCATTCATTGATGCGAGACGGAACGCCAACCGGTTACGGTTTTTTGGATATCGAAGGGGATGACTGGAAATTTACATTTAAAGCCGCCCGCCGGCCAGCTGATTTTCAGATGCATGTTTCAGCACCCGATGAGGTTCCGGTTGAAGAACTGGATCAAGCAGAGATATTTGCCAACGTTTTTAATGCACTGCCTGATGCCTTGGTAGAAGCAAAAGTTGGTCACGAAGGAGAATGGGTGCCGATGTCAAAAACTCAAGAACCTGATCCTGTTTATAAGGCCATGAAAGAGCGTGAGGATCAGCTTACTGATCTCAACTGGAGACGTACAGGAGAGGCTAATCCAACTCCGCATCACTTATGGAAATCAAACTTGCCGTTAAACCTTGAGCCGGGAACCTATACTATATTTGTACGGGCAACGGATGACTGGCATGATTACGAAGGACGAAGGATTGTGCGGATTGTTGAGTAG